A window of Fragaria vesca subsp. vesca linkage group LG7, FraVesHawaii_1.0, whole genome shotgun sequence contains these coding sequences:
- the LOC101306089 gene encoding pectinesterase 2-like → MSDFKKISIQSTIENALKTQSHNKWLGQKCRTEKEKAAWSDCLKLYEESISLLNRTVDPNTKCTEFDSQTWLSTALTNLETCRAGFVELGVSDFVLPLMSNNVSKLISNTLSINNGSSAPAVTNQYTEGFPSWVKPGVRRLLQSTPAANVVVAQDGSGNYKTIKEALDAAAKRSGSQRFVIRVKSGVYKENLEIKLKNIYLLGDGLRSTIITGSRSVVGGSTTFNSATVAVTGDGFIARGITFRNTAGPQNHQAVALRSGADLSVFYRCSFEGYQDTLYTHSQRQFYKECYIYGTVDFIFGNAAVVLQNCMIYARKPMSGQKNTITAQGRTDPNQNTGISIHDSRIMAAADLAPVIKSVKTFLGRPWKTYSRTVFLQSYLDSLVDPAGWLEWDGNFALKTLYYGEYKNKGPGSGTSGRVKWGGYRVITSSSEASKFTVGNLIAGSSWLPATGVPFTSGL, encoded by the exons AATCCACAATAGAAAACGCCCTCAAAACACAGAGCCACAACAAATGGCTAGGGCAGAAATGCAGAACCGAAAAAGAAAAGGCGGCATGGTCCGATTGTCTAAAGCTCTACGAAGAATCCATCTCTCTCCTCAACCGTACAGTCGACCCTAACACCAAATGCACCGAGTTCGACTCGCAGACATGGCTGAGTACTGCCCTAACTAACCTCGAAACATGCCGCGCCGGGTTCGTTGAGCTTGGAGTGTCCGACTTTGTGCTACCGCTCATGTCTAACAACGTCTCCAAGCTCATTAGCAATACTTTATCTATCAACAACGGTTCGAGTGCTCCAGCAGTGACAAACCAATATACGGAGGGTTTTCCGTCTTGGGTTAAGCCCGGTGTCCGAAGATTACTTCAGTCTACACCGGCCGCCAACGTGGTGGTTGCGCAAGACGGGTCGGGTAACTACAAAACCATCAAGGAAGCTTTGGATGCTGCGGCGAAGAGGAGCGGAAGTCAGAGGTTTGTGATACGTGTGAAAAGTGGGGTTTACAAGGAAAACCTTGAGATTAAGTTGAAGAATATTTATCTGCTCGGAGATGGGTTGAGATCTACTATCATCACCGGTAGCCGGAGTGTTGTCGGTGGTTCGACGACTTTCAACTCTGCAACTGTTG CGGTAACCGGAGATGGCTTCATTGCTCGTGGAATAACATTCCGGAACACAGCAGGACCACAAAATCATCAAGCCGTAGCGCTCCGATCAGGCGCTGATCTCTCAGTCTTCTACCGTTGTAGCTTCGAAGGCTACCAAGACACCCTCTACACCCATTCTCAACGTCAATTCTACAAAGAATGCTACATATACGGCACCGTAGACTTCATCTTTGGTAACGCCGCGGTGGTCCTCCAAAATTGCATGATCTACGCAAGAAAACCCATGAGTGGTCAAAAGAACACAATCACTGCCCAAGGCCGTACCGACCCTAACCAAAACACAGGCATTTCGATCCACGATTCTCGAATCATGGCCGCCGCAGACCTTGCACCGGTGATCAAATCGGTCAAGACGTTCCTAGGAAGGCCGTGGAAGACGTATTCACGTACGGTCTTTTTACAGAGTTACCTGGACAGTTTGGTTGATCCAGCTGGGTGGTTAGAATGGGATGGTAACTTTGCTCTGAAAACTTTATACTATGGAGAGTACAAGAACAAGGGACCTGGTTCTGGGACGAGTGGCAGGGTTAAGTGGGGTGGTTATCGTGTGATTACTAGTTCATCAGAAGCCTCCAAGTTTACAG